Genomic DNA from Chlorocebus sabaeus isolate Y175 chromosome 6, mChlSab1.0.hap1, whole genome shotgun sequence:
GAGTTGGGTGAGGGAGCCCTGGCGCCCTAGAggcctgcccctgccctggccaGGCTGTGCCAGAGCCTCTCCCTGCTCACCCCTGAACTGACGGGCACTGGCAAATCGGTCTTCGGGTCCCCTGGCAGGTGCCTCCCTGGGTGGCCCCGGGTTCGAGGTGGCTAAGGGCTCCTGAGCGTCTCTCCCGTGGCCTTCTAGGGACAGAAGATGAGCCTGTCGGTCCTGGAGGGTATGGGGTTCCGCGTGGGCCAGGCTCTAGGCGAGAGGTGAGCACGGCGCCCCCTGCTCTCCCCGAGCCTAgctggcagggctgggcaggCCCCGGGCGGGGAGGTTGCATTGCTCCATGTGGGAGATGGGCCTGGCTTCTTCCCTGTTCCTGGCCTGGCCCCACGGCCTCAGCCTGGCACTGCCCCACCAGACTGCCCCGGGAGACGCTGGCCTTCAGGGAGGAGCTGGATGTCCTCAAGTTCTTGTGCAAAGACCTGTGGGTGGCCGTGTTCCAGAAGCAGATGGACAGCCTGCGCACCAATCACCAGGTGGGAGTGCCCCAGCCCGCCCATCCGGCTCCCTCCCGAGGGTGAGACCAGGAGAGTGGGAGGGGAAGCCCCGGCGCCAGAGCAGCGGCTGCCGGGACCCGCCCAGAGCCTTCCCACAGGTGGCTGCAGCTCTTGCTCTGTCTGATCCTCTAAGGGAAGCCAGGAGGCTGCACTGGGGCATAGGGGGTGTTTCCAGAACTTCCCCAGCCTACCAGGAGTGAGCCATGCATGGGCAGAAAGCCCCTGCTGGCCGCCTGCCCTCCCCCCAGTGCGATGCTGCTTGTCCCAAGCTGGTCCAGTCCCCCAGTGAACACCCAGGCTGTGCCTGCCCCTCTGCAGCTTCCTGGGCCGGGTCCCCAGCTTTTCTGCATGACCATGGGAGGCGAGGGCAGGACCCACACTCCCCAGGGCACGGGCACCCAGTCCGAGTTTGGAAGCCCTGGGCCCTACTGGAGCACTGGAGGCCAAGGCCATGACAACAGTGGTTCTCAGGGAGGGGGACTTCCCAACCTCAGCCCAATCTAGGACCTGGGTTCCCGCTTCCCCTCCCTGCGCTTCAAAAGTgcaggccccgcccccacccacTGGCCTCCTCTCCCCCAGGGGACCTACGTCCTGCAAGACAACagcttccccctcctccttccgaTGGCCTCTGGCCTGCAGTATCTGGAGGAAGCGCCCAAGGTATGGGGGGAGCTGGGGCCTTGTCCACACCTCCCTTCTTCCTGTTACCCAGCCTCTCCCCCATGTCAGGCCTCTCCCCAGGCCTAAGGAGTGCCCCAGACCTCGGTGCCAGCCTCCCCTCTCTTCCCGTGCTTGTCTGTGTCCCCTCCCCAGTTCCTGGCCTTCACCTGCGGCCTCCTGCGCGGCGCCCTCTGTACCCTGGGCATTGAGAGTGTGGTCACCGCCTCCGTGGCAGCCCTGCCTGTCTGTGAGTCATGGCGGGGTGGGGGGATTCTTCTCATCCCTTGAGTTGCTGAGGACTTCAGAGTTCCAGCCCCACTCCTGTGTGGGTGCCTGAGAGGCAGGCCCAGGTTTAAGTCACCTGCTCAGCCACACAGCCGGTGCAGGCCCATCTGTGCCCCTGGCTCCATGACATCGCCAGCCCTGCAGAGAGAACTGTCTGGCTGTTTTGAACATCTTTTCCCAGCACGGGATCCCAGGTGGGATCATCCTCGCTGATCCTTCGATGCAGGGGATGGCAGGCTCCAAGGAACTTGCAGCCTGCCTGACTAGGTGTCCTCTGTCAGACCAGCTGGAACCCCATTCCTACCTGGGGACAGCCTGTCCCACCGCCTCCCCAACCTTCAGTTATTTTCCCTCTGCTGGTTCCCCAGGGCCCCCGTGGGGTAGGACCCAGCGATGCATTCCACAGAAGCCTGTGCCGGGCGCCTCTCTGGGGCCACATTCGTGGCCCTCATGCCCCTGGTTACTCACACAGCCCAGGGATGCGGCCACGTGGGCGGGAGGAAACAGCCCAACCTAGCCACTGGGGTGTTAGTGCAGGACAGGGGTGAGCACCTAAGAGCTGTCCAGGtgccctctgcctctctcccatCCCATCCTCAAGCCTAAGCCAGGCCTTCTCTTCCAGGTAAGTTCCAGGTGGTGATTCCGAAATCCTAAGCCCGCCCCGCACCCGCCGAGCCGCACTGCTGCCCCCAGTCTCACCGGCCTCAGGAGACGGCGGCTGCATTGGGCCCCAGGCCGCTGCATTTGGGGGTGGTGTTGGGGCTAGTGCTGGGGATCCCAGGCCCTAGGGGTCACATTTACTCAGGAAGTGGGTATCAAAGCGAGGTGGGGGTGTCACAGGAGGCAAAGGGGTCCCAGCTGCGGTCAGGACTGGGGTGGGATTCCTGCCTGCCCACTGCCCAGAGGCTGTTCAATAAAGGCTGTGTGTGTGGAATCTGACTCACAGCAGCAGGGGAGGATCTGTGGAGCAACTGTCACAGGTCCTGCAGGGGAGTGGGCACCCTCTCTGGCTCCCATGCCCCTCagaccctccctcccctgccaggtccccctctgctccctccctccccgtgCTCCTGGCAGAGGGATGTGGGCGGCCTCGCTGGCATCTCTGCCGAGTCAACAAGTCTGGGGCTGCCCTCCGCCCGGTGATCTGCACGGAATGGAGCATCTTCCTGGGGAGCAGGGCTGGGAGTGCCCGGAGTGTAGGCCGGGACAGGCTGGGGCTGCCAGGGCTGGGGATGCATGGGGTAGGGGGAGGCCAGACACCCCCATGAACACACATGGCCCCTACGCACTCCTGCTGCCCGTCCATGGGCAGAGTGGCCCTTACGCTGCCCCCTTCCACCCTGCTTGCATCTGTAGCATCTGGGGACTCCTGGGCTTCGCCACCCGCTGCCTGATGTGGGTAAGTGCCCCAGCCTCACAGCTGCCAACCAAGGCTGGGGGTTGAGACCCAAATGGGATGAGAAAGGGGTCCCTTGCTAAAGAAACTCCCCTGTAGAGTGAGGTCCAGTCACCCTGTCAGTCACTGCCTGGGTCACCTCTTCCCAGCCCACCTGGCTGAGTGTAGCTCTGTCCTGTGTCTGCCTCTGCCATGCTGCCCCTGCCTGGCCCGATCCCCAAACACCTGCTCCCCCTAGTGTCCAGCAGCCTCCTGGCTGCTATGCTCCCAGCCCGGAGCAGCCTCATCCTGCGGAGATGTCTCGTTTAGGTTGAGCCATGCTTCATGTTCCGGCCAGGGGTGTGGGGGGTTAGCACGGAGGTCCACTGCAGACATGCCCATGCTCAGATGACAGCCCCGCCTCCCTGATGGGCCAGGGAGGAACCTTCCCAGAGCAACCGGCTTGAAGGGTCGGGGAAGAGACAGAGTGGGTCCCAGGTAGCAGGAAGGGCCCTGGCTCTGGCCGTGGGGAGCAGTGTTTGGTCACCTGGGCAGAACCCAGGGCCAGGTGGGTTCCCTTTATCTTGTCCTGGGCACTGTTCTGGGGctgcctcccccatccccatcagAGCACCCCATCTGTCAGGGAAGCAACTATTGACCCCGTCACGCCAGCAGCCACAGGGAGCCAGGGCCCCAGAGGGCCGAGGGGTCTCCAGGGcgtctcctgctcagcctctccCCAGCCTTCACCCCTCAGAGGGCATCTGTGGGGAGACAGTCACTGAGTGCTGGCCCTCGAAGGCAGGAGACAGAGCCTTGGCAAGCCTGGGAGTAGCAATCACTGTCTGCTTTCAAATCCCTGCTCTGCCTCTGTTGTCCTGGGGCAGAGGACTtcacttctctgggcttcagtgtcctcatctgtgaagcGGGCATCACACTTGGCCCCCTGGGTGGTGGAGAGGAAGATGGAGCTAGGGTGCAGCCAGCCTTGATGTGTGTGCTGTTGCCTTCGTCCTATGGACGTCCATTTAGAGCAGCACCAGGCAAATGGGTCAGCACAGCCCCGGGTCAGGCGCGCCAGGCCCTGGACTGAGGGGACTCCCACCCCGTGCCTCCCTTGCGGCAACCATGAGAGGCAGGTGCCCACTCGGCAATGAGGAAGCCGAGGCTTGGAGTGTGAagtcacctgcccaaggtcacatagctgggcCACGGAGGAGCTGGCATCCCAGCTCCTTGTCCCCCTCACTCCCACCACCAGCAGAAGTGCCTGGGCCCGTAGCTGCCTTGAGGAGACTTAGGCAGCACTGTGGGATGCATCTCCATTCCTTACCAGGGACGGGGACACAAGACTGAGTCCAGTCCTCAAGAGCAGAGAGCACCGGGACAGGCAGGCGCTGGGGAAGGGGCGGGGACAGGCGGGCAAACCGGTCGGGCGGGCGCTGGGCTGGGGCCTCCATCAGGATGGGCCTGTGCTGACAGTTCGGCTGGCGCGGCAGCAGCTCGCGGGGCAGGCAGCTGGGGCCGTGAGGCCACCATCAGGTACGAGTGGACCCgggactgggggtggggagtggtggACAGGCTCCCAACCGTCAGCACCCCAGTTTCCTCTGCCCCTCAGCCTTTCCCCATCCTGCTTTCGGCTCTTCACGTTTGAAACGCGGTATACTCATCTTGCCCGAGTTTGCTGAGCCTCTCCCCAAATTGGACCACCGTGATTTCATTGCTCCCTCACAATTCCCCCTCCATCGTATCATTCAATCCCCACAGGTACCCAGCTCTGACTTTCACCCTGCTTCTCAGCTGCTCCCCAGCTCAGCTCACTAGCTCCATGTCCTTCCAAAGCGTGCCAGCCTCCCACAGCACCCCACACTTTAATGACCCCTTGCGTCACTCAGCCACCACACCGGACCCCCTATTCCCCCAGCCCACATCTGCTCAGCACTCCCCAATGTCCTAGCCTCTTGGAAACTCCCAGAGGCTTCCCGACACGCAACCTCAAATTAGCCCCTAGCCTCCCCCAGCGGTTCTCCGTCCCCTCCTCTGGCCATCCCTCTTCATCCTGCCCCTCACTGTACCCTGAAGGCCACCTCTGCCCCCTCCTCCCAAGTGACTTAGGAACCCAGCATATGGGACTTGGCCTCTCCTCTGTCCAAGCTcttgggcagggcagggccccTGACCTCAGCTCTCTGCTGTTCATGACCCAGAGGCTACGCTGAGCCTGTGCGCCCCCTCCTGCCCCAGGAAGAGGCCCCCAGCACCCAGCTGCCCGGCTGCCATGCACAAGCATTACAAAGTCCACTTTGCCAAGAACGCCCAGAGCCCCAACGGGCACTACTTCTGGGACCCAGAGTTGGGGCACCAAAAAGGTACGGGTTCAGTTTGGGGGTGGGTGATGGCCGGCAGAGGCCTGTGAGGGAGCCGGAGTGGATGAAGGAACAGAAGGGGAGCCGCGTCCCCAGGAGAGAAAAGCCACCTGCACTCCCCCAAGAGGCATCTGCATAGCAGCAGGGCCAGGACCCACGACTAGGACCACAGGGCCAGGGGGCCCGAAGATGGGAGCCTGGGCTGGAGATGGAAGCCGGGGCCACCTGGCCTGCCCTTTCCCCTCTCCAAACCCCCAGGCCTATGTGGACGGCCCCCAGCCTGGAGGGGAGCAGTGTGCTGGGAGTAAGGGGTAGGAGAGGGAGCCCCGCACACTGAACGTGTGTGAATGAGGCTGGGCCCAGTTTCTGGTGGTGACCACGGGTGCTCTTATTtagtgggggcagggggcagtgCCCTCCCACTGGGGCTGATTCAGCCTCCTCAGGGCTGGGGTGAGGGCCGGAGCTTCCCAGGTCACCACCCTTCCTGCCACCCTGGCCCGAGCTGGGGACAAGGTCCACCCCCCCATCCAAATCCCTGGCCTACCCCTCTCCACACAACCACCCATCACTCCGGCCTCCCTGGGCCAGCCACGGCCAGCTCCCAATGGATCCTCTCAGTTTCCCTGACCCCTGCACTCAGGGCACCCCCCAGGAATCCAGGAATCTGCTGTGGCCGGCACCAGCCTCCACTGAAGCCCCAGCCTCAGGCGTCCTCTCTGCCCCCAGCTGAAGTCCAAGCCCTGCGCCTTCCCCGCTCCCCCGCTGTGGGACAGCACAGaccccaggtccctcccctgcCCATACCTCTCCCGCGTAAGATCTGACTTTTTGAGGGGTGTCTGGGGCTCCCAACAACACTCCGGCCCCCAGATTCTACCTGAAGACTTGATCTGGCTTGTGCTGGTGCCCCCCGGAGGTTGGGGACACAGGCCCAGTCAcccccacttccttccttccaggaTGCTGTCATCAGTGGCGCCAGGACTCAGCAGCCCTCCGAGCCCACGGGCCCTGTCGACCTTCCCCCCAGTCACAGTGGCAACTGGCCTACCACAGCCACCGAGTGGGTGGCAGTGGCTGGCGCCGGGGCCTCCCGCCCTCCATCctgcagcagcagcggcagccccagccccagcccccacctcccagccccctTCGGCAGCGGCTCTGCCCCATTCACGAAGCCCAGAAGGGGCTGCCTGCAACCTCCACTGTCCCCAGGGAACCAGCCGGCGCCCCCCAGGCGCCCCCCTTACCCACCATGGCACCGGCCATGGCCAGCAGTGGCCCAGACCTATCCTCCGCGGCCGGCATCTTCCTGGAGCCCAGCGAGCCCACTGATGCCCggcctctgcctgccccagcGGCCTGTGGCTCCTTCACCTACAGCCCCGGTGCTCACCCTGGCCTTCTCGGGGGCTCTCCCCGCTCCTGCCGCCTCACTTCCCGCCTGCTCCCCTTGCTCCCTGCTTAGCATCTTGTGCCTGACCTCTTCATCCACACCCTGGTCCCTATCCAGGAGGGGTGCGTCCCTGGCACCGGGGCTCAGGCTGGCTGCCTCTGCCTTGCCTGTTGGGGTCCAAGGcttccaggccaggccaggcctgcCCTGGTGCCGCCATCCTGGGCCAGGCAGTGAagtcctccctctccttccccctttccctctGCCAACACCCTGGCTGTTCTCTGGTCTCAGCCCCTTCCTCTGGCCCAGCAGGCTACAGGGTACATGGGGCAGGGAGGGTGAGCCCTGAGTTGTTGGCCGGCTCTGGCATGGGGGAGACAGAGCTAGGGAGTGGCCTGGGGAACGGAGAGCAATGTTCAGCAATGGGAGGACCCACTTgcttgctccctccctccctcattcactCCATGAgcgtgccaggccctgttctggGGCCACAGTGGGGAGCAGGATCAACAGACATCTCTGTCTTCATGTATTGCAGCCAGGGGCAGGTACAGGAAACAAGGAAATTTAAAAGTGTGGCtgggaggccgggtgcagtggcccacgcctgtgatcccagcactttgggaggccgaagctggtggatcacttgaggtcaggggtttgagaccagcctggccaacatggtgcaaccccatctctactaaaagtacaaaaattagccaggcgtagtggccagcacctataatcccagttactcaggaggctgaggcatgaggatcacttgaacctgggaggtggaggttgccatgagctgagatcacaccactgcactccagcctgggcaacaaagtgagactctgtctcaaaaaaaaaaaaagtgtggctgGGCGCaccggctcatgcctgtaatcccagtagtttggaaggctgaggcaggaggattgcttgaggccaggagttccagaccagcctgggcagcgtaGTTAGGCCCTGTATCTACAAAAGGTaagataaaaattagcccagcatggtggtgcatggttGTGGTCCCAGCcatatgggaggctgaagcaggaggatctcttgagccccagagtttgaggctgcaatgacctataattgtgccactgcacttccagcctgggtgacagagcaagaccttgcctccaAAAGTATGCCACTCGGTAACCACCACACtagggaaaaataaagcagggagagGAGATGGGGGATGTCAGGGTTTCTAGATTAAATAGGGTCGTCAGGCTGGGCCTCATTAAGGCAGTGTTAGAGCAGAGGTCCTGGGGAGGCGTGTTCCCGGGCCAGCAAGAAGCCAGCACTTCGGCTTTTGCCCTAAAGGAGGCAGGAGCCACAGAGCCGAGGACGGACATGAGCTGACAGGATCTCCAGGAGAATGGGCTGTGGGAGGAGGACGGAAGCAGGTGGCCCAGGGAGCAGGAGATTGCAAGAATCCAGGCGAGAGGTGCTGGCGGCCTGCCCAGGGCGGTGGCAGCagaggtggggacacagctaggTTTCTAGGTCTGGATTGAAAGTAGAGCAACAGGGACTCAGCAGGAGTCTAGGTCGGGCAGAGCCCTGTCACCAGAGCCTCGGGGCTATGATGTGTTTCACACACAGGGAAATAGAGGGTGGATGAGGTGGAGCACCCAGTGATctggcagagctggaattagaCCCACCTGGCCCACACCTCAGTAGACCTACTCCTGAGCCTGCTTCCTGGCCACCTGGCTTTGCCGCTAGGCGTGGCCCATTTCCTACAGCCCATCAGGCCTCTCTGAAAGTGGCTGTGTCACCCGCACTGTGCACCACAAGGCTGGCCCCATGTGCCCCCGCAAGACTGAACCCTGCCTTTTTGATACCCCATTTCCAGGTCTGAGAAGCAACCCTCAGTGGGGGACAGGGTGTCCTCTGCAGGGTGGACGCTGTAGTGCCAGTGCCTGGTAGCCAGGGCCATAAATGGCCACTGGAGACCATGACATTGACTAAGGGCCCAGCGCTGGCCAGACCCTTTGGCATTCCTGCTCCCCAGTGTCTCTGCTGCCCCACTCTTCAGAGGGAACTGAGCCTCTCAGAGGTGGCTCTCCCTGGGGTCTGCAGAGAAAAGCGGTGGGGCCGGGACTGGAGCTCCAGTCTGGTCATCTCTCCCCCAAGCCTGGGCTCAGGTGGGATTAGTGACTTGCTGGCATGATGGACAGGAAGGTGGGAGGAGCCTGCGGTCCAGGGCCTCTCCATGCTCTGGCCGGCCCAGCAGAACAGGCAGGAGTGGCCTGAAGTGCTGCTGATGGTGGAAAGTGGTGTCTTAGCATCCGAGGGCCTCGTATCCCAAAGAAAGGCCTTTGGGATTTTCCTGGGGGAATCACAGGCTTAGTGACCAAGCAAGCCTGGTGACCTGGGGCCAGGAAAGCTGACTTcccacagcctcagcctctggtgtGTGGCTGGGGGGATTCCGgcctcccagcctcagcctggtGGCACCCAAAGGGGCACAGCTCGCCCTGGAGGTGGGGGCCACTGATGGCCACGGAAACCTCCACTGTAGGGTTTGACGTGAGTCCCCTTGGCACAGGGTGCCAGGGAGGGGCTGATAGCGGGGGCCATGGAGGGCAGATGGGAGGAGGGTGGTGCCTGGCCAGCGGCCCTGACTCAgtgtccccacccccaaccaccaGACATCCTGACAGAGGATGACGTCTACTGCAGCTGCCTGGCCAAGACACTCTGCCATGTGCCGGTCCCTGTGACTGTGGGTTTCTACGCCCCTTTCGGCTGCCGCCTGCACATGATGCTGGACAAGATCACGGGTgaggagctgtgtgtgtgtgtgttgtggggaggATGAGAAACAGGGCCTCTGGTCCCCGCCCAGCTCCAGGCTTCCCCCAGATCCCCCACCTCCTGCAGTCAGCCTGCCCCAGTCCAGGCCCTCCCCAAGCCCATACCTCTACCCTGGGCTCTTGCTTCTCTGGCCTCCTGGCTGCCCCAAAGTCGTACCCTTCCCTGCTTCCGCCACCAGATCCACTCCAAGGACTCTTTCTGAAGGACAGATCTGGCCCTGTCCTTCCCGTGCTTGTGCCTTCCATGCTCCCCAGTACCCAAGGCAGAAAGCCCAGGCTCTTTACTGAGGCTGCAGCTCCTGCCAAGCCCCTACCGGCCTCTGTGCTACCCAGACCCACCTCTTAGGGCTTGGTGGTCACAAGGCACCTGACATATAGATGATAATTGAAGACACGAACTGGAACCCGCCAGGTTCCCcagcacctatttttttttttgagacagaatcttgctctgtcaccaggctgga
This window encodes:
- the TRAPPC6A gene encoding trafficking protein particle complex subunit 6A isoform X1 → MADTVLFEFLHTEMVAELWAHDPDPGPGGQKMSLSVLEGMGFRVGQALGERLPRETLAFREELDVLKFLCKDLWVAVFQKQMDSLRTNHQGTYVLQDNSFPLLLPMASGLQYLEEAPKFLAFTCGLLRGALCTLGIESVVTASVAALPVCKFQVVIPKS
- the TRAPPC6A gene encoding trafficking protein particle complex subunit 6A isoform X2 — protein: MADTVLFEFLHTEMVAELWAHDPDPGPGTAPGDAGLQGGAGCPQVLVQRPVGGRVPEADGQPAHQSPGDLRPARQQLPPPPSDGLWPAVSGGSAQVPGLHLRPPARRPLYPGH